One region of Citrus sinensis cultivar Valencia sweet orange chromosome 6, DVS_A1.0, whole genome shotgun sequence genomic DNA includes:
- the LOC102621293 gene encoding U-box domain-containing protein 16, whose translation MAVSPQIFPPRKRRPSAGAFISPTLSDLKLVESLLILSQEVSSMKPLQFLLQRSCLSIIRKVKLLSLFFEELLANQVSFFSPPAVLCFEEMYIVLQRMKTLIEDCYNGSKMWLLMQIETAANNFHELTIDLSTLLDIMPLQELRLSQDVEDVVVLIKKQCSKRTKGALVDSKDDKLRLQVLTTLDQIKKEIVPDHSILKQMFESLGLRNSSACKEEIESLEEEIQNQTDQKSKHFAAALIGLVRYTKCVLFGASVQKSDSRLRRKKSASDANVPADFRCPISLELMRNPVVVATGQTYDRQSISLWIESGHNTCPKTGQTLAHTNLVTNTALKNLIALWCREQRIPFDYAASSEKVNGVVTNKAALEATKMTASFLINKLATSQSMEAANDAVYELRSLSKTDSDSRACIAEAGAIALLARHLGPDTASRLPNLQVNAVTTILNLSILEANKTRIMETEGALNGVIEVLRSGATWEAKGNAAATIFSLSGVHAHRKTLGRKTRVVKGLMDLVKGGPTSSKRDALVAILNLAGDRETVGRLVERGIVEIVAEAMDVLPEESVTILEAVVKRGGLTAIVAAYNTIKKLCILLREGSDTSRESAAATLVTICRKGGSEMVADIAAVPGIERVIWELMESGTARARRKAAALLRILRRWAAGLDARSSSTTTVTTTAMTNSRIVLPS comes from the coding sequence ATGGCTGTGTCGCCGCAAATTTTCCCGCCAAGAAAACGGCGGCCATCGGCGGGGGCGTTCATATCGCCGACGCTCTCAGACCTGAAACTCGTCGAATCGCTTCTCATTTTATCGCAGGAAGTCTCATCAATGAAGccgcttcaatttcttcttcagaGAAGCTGTCTTTCGATCATTCGGAAAGTGAAGCTCCTGTCTCTGTTTTTCGAAGAGCTCTTGGCGAATCAAGTTTCGTTTTTCTCTCCGCCGGCGGTtctctgttttgaagaaatgtACATAGTTTTGCAAAGAATGAAGACGCTGATCGAGGACTGTTATAACGGCAGCAAGATGTGGCTGTTAATGCAAATCGAAACGGCGGCGAACAATTTCCACGAGCTGACGATTGATTTATCGACGCTGTTGGATATCATGCCTTTGCAAGAGCTCCGTTTAAGCCAGGACGTCGAAGACGTCGTCGTTTTGATTAAGAAGCAGTGTTCGAAACGAACCAAAGGCGCTCTCGTTGATTCGAAGGATGACAAGCTAAGGCTCCAGGTTTTAACCACGCTTGATCAGATCAAGAAAGAGATCGTTCCTGATCATTCGATTCTTAAGCAAATGTTTGAAAGCTTGGGATTACGCAATTCTTCTGCTTGTAAAGAAGAAATCGAGAGTCTCGaagaagaaattcaaaatcaaaccgATCAAAAATCGAAACATTTCGCTGCTGCTTTGATCGGACTCGTGCGTTACACGAAATGCGTTCTCTTCGGCGCCTCGGTTCAGAAATCGGATTCGAGACTACGGCGGAAGAAATCGGCGTCGGATGCGAACGTTCCGGCGGATTTCCGGTGTCCCATAAGTTTAGAATTGATGCGGAACCCGGTTGTTGTGGCGACGGGGCAGACGTACGATCGTCAGTCGATAAGTTTGTGGATTGAATCGGGACACAACACGTGTCCCAAGACAGGTCAGACCCTGGCCCACACGAATTTGGTGACGAACACGGCTTTGAAGAATCTGATAGCTTTGTGGTGTCGCGAACAGAGGATACCTTTCGATTACGCGGCAAGCAGCGAAAAAGTTAACGGAGTTGTAACCAACAAAGCGGCGTTAGAGGCAACGAAAATGACGGCGTCGTTTTTGATCAATAAGTTGGCTACTTCACAGTCGATGGAGGCAGCAAACGACGCCGTTTACGAGCTTCGCTCCCTTTCTAAAACAGACTCCGATAGTCGCGCTTGCATAGCCGAAGCTGGAGCCATTGCTTTACTTGCACGTCACTTAGGTCCGGATACAGCCTCGCGGCTCCCCAACCTCCAAGTCAACGCAGTTACAACGATCCTCAACCTTTCAATTCTAGAAGCAAACAAAACGAGGATAATGGAAACTGAAGGGGCGTTAAACGGCGTTATCGAGGTGTTAAGATCCGGGGCCACGTGGGAGGCAAAAGGAAACGCGGCAGCAACCATATTCAGTCTATCCGGTGTGCACGCACACAGGAAGACCTTGGGGAGGAAGACACGTGTCGTGAAGGGGTTGATGGACTTGGTTAAAGGGGGGCCCACGAGTTCAAAGAGGGACGCGTTGGTGgcaattttgaatttggcgGGCGATAGAGAGACTGTTGGGAGGCTGGTAGAGAGAGGAATTGTGGAGATTGTAGCTGAGGCGATGGACGTGTTACCGGAAGAATCGGTAACCATACTCGAAGCCGTGGTGAAGAGAGGCGGGCTGACGGCGATTGTGGCGGCGTATAATACAATAAAGAAACTGTGCATTTTGTTAAGGGAAGGGTCCGACACGTCGAGAGAAAGTGCAGCGGCGACTCTCGTGACTATATGTAGAAAAGGCGGGTCGGAGATGGTGGCGGATATTGCAGCGGTGCCGGGGATTGAGAGGGTAATATGGGAATTAATGGAAAGTGGAACTGCGAGGGCAAGAAGAAAGGCGGCAGCACTGTTGAGGATTCTTAGAAGATGGGCTGCTGGGTTAGATGCCCGTAGTTCTTCAACCACCACCGTCACCACGACAGCTATGACAAATTCAAGAATAGTATTGCCAAGCTAA